Proteins encoded by one window of Aliivibrio wodanis:
- the leuS gene encoding leucyl-tRNA synthetase, with translation MQEQYNPQDLEQKIQKHWDDNKTFVVTEDASKEKFYCLSMFPYPSGRLHMGHVRNYTIGDVVSRYQRLQGKNVMQPIGWDAFGLPAENAAVKNNTAPAPWTYENIEYMKNQLKLLGFGYDWNREFATCTPEYYRWEQEFFTKLYNKGLVYKKTSSVNWCPNDQTVLANEQVEDGCCWRCDTPVEQKKIPQWFIKITEYAQELLDDLDNLDGWPEMVKTMQRNWIGRSEGVELSFAVNGEEAPLEVYTTRPDTLMGVTYVGIAAGHPLAEKAAATNPELFAFTEECRNTKVAEAELATMEKKGMDTGLRAIHPLNGREVPIFVANFVLMDYGTGAVMAVPAHDQRDYEFATKYNLDIIPVIKPEDGSDVDVSEAAYTEKGVLFDSGEFDGLAFQEAFDAIAAKLEAEDKGKKTVNFRLRDWGVSRQRYWGAPIPMVTTEDGEVHPVPADQLPVILPEDVVMDGVTSPIKADKEWAKTTFNGEPALRETDTFDTFMESSWYYARYCSPQADDILDPEKANYWLPVDQYVGGIEHACMHLLYSRFFHKLLRDAGYVNSDEPFKQLLCQGMVLADAFHHTNDKGTKEWIAPTDVTIERDAKGRIEKAVDNQGRNVEHSGMIKMSKSKNNGIDPQEMVDKFGADTVRLFMMFAAPADMTLEWQESGVEGASRFLKRVWKLVHDHTTKGATEALDVAALSGDQKALRRDVHKTIAKVSDDIGRRQTFNTAIAAIMELMNKLNKAPQGSAQDRALLDEALKAVVVMLYPMTPHASFAMWDALGESNIDTAAWPTFDEKALVEDEKTIVVMINGKLRAKLIVAADATEEQVKELGLKDENALKFLDGLTIRKVIYVPGKLLNIVAN, from the coding sequence ATGCAAGAACAATATAATCCACAGGATCTAGAACAGAAGATCCAAAAACATTGGGACGACAACAAAACGTTTGTTGTGACTGAAGACGCAAGCAAAGAAAAATTCTACTGCCTCTCAATGTTCCCATACCCAAGTGGTCGTCTACACATGGGTCACGTTCGTAACTACACCATTGGTGATGTGGTTTCTCGTTACCAACGTCTACAAGGCAAAAACGTAATGCAACCTATCGGTTGGGATGCGTTTGGTCTTCCTGCTGAGAATGCAGCTGTTAAAAACAATACAGCACCAGCACCTTGGACTTACGAAAACATCGAATACATGAAAAACCAACTTAAACTATTAGGCTTTGGTTACGATTGGAATCGTGAGTTTGCAACCTGTACACCTGAATATTACCGTTGGGAACAAGAGTTCTTCACAAAACTGTACAACAAAGGCCTAGTTTATAAAAAAACCTCTTCTGTAAACTGGTGTCCAAACGACCAAACTGTTCTTGCAAACGAACAAGTTGAAGATGGTTGTTGTTGGCGTTGTGATACCCCTGTTGAACAAAAGAAAATTCCACAGTGGTTCATTAAAATTACTGAATACGCACAAGAGCTTCTTGATGATCTAGATAACCTTGATGGTTGGCCAGAAATGGTTAAAACCATGCAACGCAACTGGATTGGTCGTTCTGAAGGCGTAGAGCTATCTTTTGCTGTAAATGGCGAAGAAGCTCCTTTAGAAGTATATACCACTCGTCCAGATACGCTAATGGGTGTTACTTACGTTGGCATCGCAGCAGGTCACCCTCTTGCTGAGAAAGCGGCGGCAACAAACCCTGAGCTATTCGCATTCACAGAAGAGTGTCGCAATACTAAAGTTGCTGAAGCAGAATTAGCAACGATGGAAAAGAAAGGTATGGATACTGGCCTACGTGCTATCCACCCTCTTAACGGTCGTGAAGTGCCAATTTTTGTCGCAAATTTCGTACTAATGGATTACGGCACAGGTGCTGTAATGGCAGTTCCTGCTCACGATCAACGTGATTATGAATTTGCGACTAAATACAACCTAGACATCATCCCAGTAATCAAGCCTGAAGATGGTTCTGATGTAGACGTATCTGAAGCGGCTTACACTGAAAAAGGCGTTCTGTTTGATTCTGGTGAATTCGACGGTCTTGCTTTCCAAGAGGCATTTGATGCTATCGCTGCGAAATTAGAAGCAGAAGATAAAGGCAAGAAAACAGTAAACTTCCGTCTACGTGACTGGGGTGTTTCTCGTCAACGTTACTGGGGTGCTCCAATCCCAATGGTAACAACGGAAGATGGTGAAGTTCACCCTGTTCCTGCTGACCAACTACCAGTAATTCTTCCTGAAGATGTGGTAATGGATGGCGTAACTAGTCCAATCAAAGCGGACAAAGAATGGGCAAAAACCACATTCAACGGTGAACCAGCACTGCGTGAAACAGACACCTTTGATACCTTCATGGAATCATCTTGGTACTACGCACGTTACTGTTCACCACAAGCTGACGATATTCTAGACCCAGAAAAAGCAAACTACTGGTTACCAGTAGACCAATACGTTGGTGGTATTGAACATGCATGTATGCACCTTCTTTACTCTCGCTTCTTCCATAAGCTTCTACGTGATGCGGGTTATGTAAATTCAGATGAACCATTCAAACAACTTTTATGTCAAGGTATGGTGCTTGCTGATGCATTCCACCACACTAACGATAAAGGTACAAAAGAGTGGATCGCGCCAACAGACGTAACTATCGAACGTGACGCAAAAGGTCGCATCGAGAAAGCAGTTGATAACCAAGGCCGCAATGTTGAACACTCAGGCATGATCAAAATGTCTAAGTCTAAAAACAACGGTATTGACCCTCAAGAGATGGTTGATAAATTTGGTGCCGATACGGTTCGTCTATTCATGATGTTTGCAGCGCCTGCTGATATGACTCTAGAATGGCAAGAGTCAGGCGTTGAAGGTGCTAGTCGCTTCCTTAAACGTGTGTGGAAATTAGTTCATGACCACACAACAAAAGGCGCAACAGAAGCATTAGATGTTGCCGCTCTTTCTGGTGACCAAAAAGCATTACGCCGTGATGTTCACAAAACAATTGCAAAAGTAAGTGATGATATTGGCCGTCGCCAAACCTTCAACACCGCTATTGCTGCAATCATGGAATTGATGAACAAGCTAAATAAAGCACCTCAAGGCTCAGCACAAGATCGCGCTCTTCTTGACGAAGCATTAAAAGCCGTTGTTGTTATGCTTTACCCAATGACTCCACATGCAAGCTTTGCAATGTGGGATGCATTAGGTGAATCAAACATCGATACTGCAGCATGGCCAACATTTGATGAAAAAGCACTTGTTGAAGATGAGAAAACTATCGTAGTTATGATCAACGGTAAATTGCGTGCAAAACTGATCGTTGCTGCTGATGCAACAGAAGAGCAAGTGAAAGAGCTTGGTCTAAAAGATGAAAACGCACTTAAGTTCCTAGATGGCCTAACTATTCGTAAAGTTATCTATGTACCAGGTAAGCTGTTAAACATCGTTGCTAACTAA
- the lnt gene encoding apolipoprotein N-acyltransferase — protein sequence MPLLSNYLFRIIIALLSGASATLAFAPYSLWIFAYIAPLCFLLVIHQQSTKKSTWLGFFWGLGYFATGISWVHISIDNFGGMPMAAGLFLMIGLISYLALYPALFAFLLQRFFTSHSLTKYLLAVPALWLVTDWLRGWVFTGFPWLWLGYSQIDSPLSVWGPIFGVEGITAIILISSGAIAYALLEKKWGLLLIPAILAATSFAIKPFDWVTPQPDKVTKVALIQGNINQALKWLPRERWPTIMKYMDLTRKNWDADLIVWPEAAIPALEMEIPSFLRNLDSAATMNNSTIITGVVGQSPTGNFYNNIISLGMNGTGGYDYTDQPRYSKHHLLPFGEFVPFEKLLRPLAPIFNLPMSSFSRGDYIQPNMEASGTRLAPALCYEIVYGEQVRENITEQTDYILTLSNDAWFGTSIGPLQHMEMAQMRALETGKPVIRSTNNGVTAITDYRGNITQQIPQFTTAVLRGEVIPTTGTTPYRYWGSIPLYLLVLLSLLIAWRKRT from the coding sequence ATGCCTTTACTGTCTAATTACCTTTTTCGCATCATCATAGCTTTACTTTCTGGCGCCAGTGCAACATTAGCATTTGCACCTTACTCTTTGTGGATCTTTGCTTATATTGCTCCACTCTGCTTTTTGCTTGTTATTCATCAACAATCAACAAAGAAATCAACTTGGCTAGGCTTCTTCTGGGGTCTTGGTTATTTTGCGACAGGCATCAGCTGGGTACATATTAGTATTGATAATTTTGGTGGCATGCCAATGGCTGCTGGCTTATTCCTTATGATTGGTTTAATCAGCTACCTTGCCTTGTATCCGGCATTATTCGCCTTCCTTCTACAACGTTTTTTTACATCTCACTCCCTAACGAAGTACTTACTTGCAGTACCTGCTCTTTGGCTCGTCACCGACTGGCTTCGTGGTTGGGTATTTACTGGTTTTCCTTGGTTATGGTTAGGCTACAGCCAAATAGACAGCCCATTATCAGTATGGGGACCTATTTTTGGTGTTGAAGGGATCACGGCTATTATTCTCATTTCTTCAGGGGCTATTGCTTACGCTCTATTAGAAAAAAAATGGGGCTTATTACTAATACCTGCAATTCTTGCTGCAACCTCTTTTGCGATTAAGCCTTTTGATTGGGTCACCCCTCAGCCAGATAAAGTAACTAAAGTGGCTCTAATTCAGGGTAATATCAACCAAGCCTTAAAATGGTTACCAAGGGAACGTTGGCCAACCATCATGAAATATATGGATTTAACACGTAAGAATTGGGATGCGGATTTAATTGTTTGGCCAGAAGCGGCAATCCCTGCATTAGAAATGGAAATACCAAGTTTTTTACGTAATCTTGATAGTGCTGCCACAATGAATAATAGTACTATTATCACTGGTGTTGTTGGTCAAAGCCCTACTGGTAATTTTTATAACAATATAATTTCTTTAGGGATGAATGGAACTGGTGGTTATGATTATACTGATCAACCAAGATACAGTAAGCACCACCTTCTTCCTTTTGGTGAATTTGTACCTTTTGAGAAATTACTTCGTCCATTAGCTCCTATCTTTAATCTACCAATGTCTTCATTCAGTCGTGGTGATTACATTCAACCAAATATGGAAGCAAGCGGTACACGCTTAGCTCCAGCATTATGCTATGAAATAGTCTACGGTGAACAAGTTCGAGAAAACATTACCGAGCAAACGGATTACATTTTAACGCTTTCTAATGATGCTTGGTTTGGCACTTCGATTGGGCCACTACAGCATATGGAAATGGCACAAATGCGCGCACTAGAAACAGGCAAACCTGTTATTCGCTCAACAAATAATGGCGTAACTGCGATCACTGATTATCGTGGCAACATTACTCAACAAATCCCACAGTTCACCACTGCGGTATTACGAGGCGAAGTTATCCCTACGACAGGAACAACGCCTTATCGTTACTGGGGTTCAATACCTTTGTATCTGTTAGTGCTTTTATCTTTGCTTATCGCTTGGCGAAAACGAACCTAA
- a CDS encoding hemolysin, which yields MNDENSQNTEGPSRKSFLGRLSQLFQGEPKDRQELVDVFRDSEENEVIDHDTRDMLEGVMEISEMRVRDIMLPRSQMVTVEKTQDLESLIATIIEASHSRYPVISEDKDHVEGILLAKDLLRYLGSDCEAFEIEQVIRPAVVVPESKRVDKLLKEFREERYHMAIVVDEFGGVSGLVTIEDILEEIVGDIEDEFDDEEEKDIRQLSKHTFAVKALTEIDDFNDAFASHFSDDEIDTVGGLVLTSFGHLPESGETIEISGFTFKVTAADNRRIIQLQVTIPDKESIKTEPEEE from the coding sequence ATGAACGACGAAAATTCACAGAATACAGAAGGCCCGAGTAGAAAGTCCTTCTTAGGACGCCTTTCTCAACTATTCCAAGGAGAACCTAAAGATCGCCAAGAACTGGTAGATGTATTTAGAGACTCTGAAGAGAATGAAGTTATTGACCACGACACCCGAGACATGCTCGAGGGTGTTATGGAAATATCTGAAATGAGAGTTCGAGACATCATGTTACCGCGCTCTCAAATGGTCACAGTTGAAAAAACTCAAGATTTAGAATCACTGATAGCAACAATCATAGAAGCGTCACACTCACGCTACCCTGTGATAAGTGAAGATAAAGACCATGTTGAAGGAATACTCCTTGCGAAGGACTTATTAAGATACTTAGGCTCAGACTGTGAAGCCTTTGAGATCGAACAAGTTATTCGACCTGCAGTTGTAGTACCAGAAAGCAAACGTGTTGATAAACTTTTAAAAGAGTTTAGAGAAGAGCGTTACCACATGGCTATCGTAGTTGATGAGTTTGGTGGTGTATCTGGTTTAGTTACCATTGAAGATATCCTAGAAGAAATTGTTGGTGATATTGAAGATGAGTTTGATGACGAAGAAGAAAAAGACATCCGTCAGTTAAGCAAGCACACATTTGCTGTGAAAGCCCTAACTGAAATCGATGACTTTAATGACGCTTTTGCATCACACTTCAGTGATGACGAAATCGATACGGTTGGTGGATTAGTGTTAACCAGTTTCGGGCATTTACCTGAAAGTGGCGAAACTATTGAAATCTCTGGTTTTACCTTCAAAGTTACCGCAGCAGACAATCGTCGTATTATTCAACTTCAAGTGACGATTCCTGATAAAGAGTCGATAAAAACAGAACCTGAAGAAGAATAA
- the ybeY gene encoding putative metalloprotease — MSIELDLQIACENEKDLPSEKDLMSWLNAVLPQFQPQAELTIRIVDEKESHELNHQYRGMDKPTNVLSFPFEAPPEIEIDLLGDLIICRQVVEKEAVEQNKPLLAHWAHMVVHGSLHLLGYDHIEDEEAEEMESLETELMQEMGFEDPYLAEK, encoded by the coding sequence ATGAGCATTGAACTCGATCTACAAATTGCCTGTGAAAATGAAAAAGACCTGCCTTCAGAGAAAGACTTGATGTCTTGGCTAAATGCAGTGCTTCCTCAATTTCAACCACAAGCTGAATTAACCATTCGAATTGTAGATGAAAAAGAAAGTCACGAGTTAAACCATCAATACCGTGGTATGGATAAGCCAACGAATGTATTATCCTTTCCGTTTGAAGCACCTCCTGAGATTGAAATCGATTTATTAGGTGACTTAATCATTTGTCGTCAAGTCGTTGAAAAAGAAGCTGTTGAGCAAAATAAGCCTTTATTAGCACATTGGGCGCATATGGTTGTACATGGTAGTCTTCATCTGCTAGGTTATGACCATATCGAGGATGAAGAAGCCGAAGAGATGGAATCACTCGAAACCGAATTAATGCAAGAAATGGGATTTGAAGACCCGTATCTCGCTGAGAAATAA
- a CDS encoding PhoH-like protein, with product MSIKTTKLELTLEPADNQRLSNLCGPFDDNIKHLERRLGVEVNYRGNLFTVVGKPHTVSATIDILKDLYVDTAPVKNQYPDIEPEQIHLAVKESGILEQAKEDVSTIPYGKEIFIKTKKGLIKPRTENQAQYVTNMVTHDITFGIGPAGTGKTYLAVAAAVDALERQEVRRILLTRPAVEAGEKLGFLPGDLSQKVDPYLRPLYDALFEMLGFERVEKLIERSVIEVAPLAYMRGRTLNDAFIILDESQNTTVEQMKMFLTRIGFNSRAVITGDVTQIDLPRGTKSGLRHATEVLSEVDEISFNFFIADDVVRHPVVARIVNAYEKWEAKDQKERKLEEIRRKQERDARLADADNNK from the coding sequence TTGAGCATTAAAACAACCAAATTAGAGTTGACCTTAGAGCCAGCAGATAACCAACGCTTGTCCAATCTTTGTGGTCCATTTGATGACAATATAAAGCACCTTGAACGTCGTTTAGGTGTCGAAGTAAACTATCGCGGTAATCTTTTTACTGTCGTGGGTAAACCTCATACCGTTTCTGCTACCATTGATATTTTAAAAGATCTTTATGTAGATACTGCTCCCGTTAAGAATCAGTACCCTGATATTGAACCTGAACAGATCCACTTAGCGGTAAAAGAGTCCGGCATACTTGAACAGGCAAAAGAAGATGTATCTACCATTCCTTACGGTAAAGAGATCTTCATTAAAACTAAAAAAGGTCTAATCAAACCAAGAACAGAAAACCAAGCTCAATATGTAACCAATATGGTGACTCACGATATTACTTTTGGTATTGGTCCAGCGGGTACAGGTAAAACATACCTTGCTGTTGCTGCCGCGGTTGATGCATTAGAGCGCCAAGAAGTTCGTCGTATTCTTTTAACTCGACCAGCGGTAGAAGCCGGCGAAAAACTGGGATTCTTACCTGGTGATTTAAGTCAAAAGGTTGACCCTTACCTTCGCCCTCTCTACGATGCTCTTTTTGAAATGCTTGGTTTTGAACGTGTTGAAAAGCTAATTGAACGAAGTGTTATCGAAGTCGCGCCACTGGCTTACATGCGTGGACGAACACTAAATGATGCCTTTATCATCTTAGATGAAAGTCAAAACACCACTGTAGAGCAAATGAAAATGTTCTTAACTCGTATTGGCTTTAATTCTCGTGCAGTGATAACGGGTGATGTTACCCAAATAGATTTACCTCGTGGTACTAAATCAGGCCTGCGCCATGCTACTGAAGTATTATCAGAAGTAGATGAGATAAGTTTCAATTTCTTTATTGCCGATGATGTAGTTCGTCACCCAGTGGTTGCTCGCATTGTCAATGCTTATGAAAAATGGGAAGCAAAAGATCAAAAAGAGCGTAAACTAGAAGAAATACGCAGAAAGCAAGAGCGTGATGCTCGTTTAGCTGACGCTGATAATAATAAGTAA
- the miaB gene encoding (dimethylallyl)adenosine tRNA methylthiotransferase MiaB, giving the protein MTKKLLIKTWGCQMNEYDSSKMADLLGAANGYELTEDPKEADVLLLNTCSIREKAQEKVFHQLGRWKHLKDKKPDLVIGVGGCVATQEGDHIRQRAPYVDVIFGPQTLHRLPQMIKQSLSNEKTVMDISFPEIEKFDNLPEPKADGVSAFVSIMEGCSKYCTYCVVPYTRGEEVSRPLDDVLFEIAQLAEQGVREVNLLGQNVNAYRGPMYDGDICTFAELLRMVASIDGIDRLRFTTSHPLEFGDDIVEVYEDTPELVSFLHLPVQSGSDRILTMMKRPHTAIEYKSIIRKLRKARPDILISSDFIVAFPGESEKDFQDTMKLIKDVDFDMSYSFVFSPRPGTPAADYPCDIPEQTKKDRLAELQQQINFQSSRFSRQMLDTEVRALVEGPSKRNPMELRARTENNRVVNFTGSPELIGQFVDIHITESFTNSLRGELVRTEKDMGLRVAVSPSEMMEKTRREDDLGVGTFTP; this is encoded by the coding sequence ATGACTAAGAAACTGCTAATCAAAACCTGGGGCTGCCAGATGAACGAATACGATTCATCTAAAATGGCCGATCTTTTAGGTGCCGCAAATGGTTATGAATTAACTGAAGATCCAAAAGAAGCGGATGTTCTGTTATTAAATACCTGTTCAATTCGTGAAAAAGCACAAGAAAAAGTGTTTCACCAGCTGGGCCGATGGAAACATTTAAAAGATAAAAAACCAGACTTAGTTATTGGTGTTGGTGGTTGTGTAGCGACTCAAGAAGGTGATCATATTCGTCAACGCGCTCCTTACGTTGATGTTATTTTTGGCCCTCAAACACTTCACCGTTTGCCACAAATGATCAAACAATCGCTGTCTAATGAAAAAACCGTGATGGATATTTCATTTCCAGAGATCGAAAAGTTCGATAATCTTCCAGAGCCAAAAGCTGATGGTGTATCTGCATTCGTTTCTATCATGGAAGGCTGTTCAAAATACTGTACTTACTGCGTAGTTCCTTATACTCGTGGTGAAGAAGTTAGCCGTCCGTTAGATGATGTGTTATTTGAAATTGCACAGTTAGCAGAGCAAGGTGTACGTGAAGTTAACCTGCTAGGCCAAAACGTAAATGCTTACCGCGGTCCAATGTATGATGGTGATATCTGTACGTTTGCAGAGTTACTTCGTATGGTTGCTTCAATTGATGGTATCGACCGCTTACGCTTTACCACAAGTCACCCTCTAGAATTTGGTGATGATATCGTAGAAGTTTATGAAGACACGCCTGAATTAGTAAGCTTCCTACATTTACCAGTTCAAAGTGGTTCAGACCGTATTCTGACTATGATGAAGCGTCCTCACACTGCTATTGAGTACAAATCTATTATTCGCAAACTACGTAAAGCCCGTCCTGATATTCTAATCAGCTCAGACTTTATCGTTGCTTTCCCTGGTGAGTCAGAAAAAGACTTCCAAGACACAATGAAGCTAATTAAAGACGTTGATTTTGATATGAGCTACAGCTTTGTCTTTTCTCCTCGTCCTGGTACGCCTGCGGCTGATTATCCATGTGATATTCCAGAGCAAACGAAAAAAGACCGTTTGGCTGAACTTCAACAACAAATTAACTTCCAATCATCACGTTTCTCTCGTCAAATGCTGGATACAGAAGTTCGTGCATTAGTTGAAGGTCCATCAAAACGTAACCCTATGGAACTACGTGCTCGTACTGAAAACAACCGTGTTGTTAACTTTACCGGTAGCCCTGAGTTAATTGGCCAATTTGTTGATATTCATATTACAGAATCATTCACGAACTCACTACGTGGTGAGCTAGTTCGTACAGAAAAAGACATGGGATTACGTGTTGCTGTCTCTCCTTCAGAAATGATGGAAAAGACTCGTCGTGAAGACGATCTAGGTGTTGGAACTTTCACACCATAA
- the ubiF gene encoding 2-octaprenyl-3-methyl-6-methoxy-1,4-benzoquinol hydroxylase translates to MMKEYDYTIVGGGMVGAATAIGLSKLGYQVAVIEHKAPASFDDSQPMDIRVSAISQSSVDLLEVLGAWQYIKEMRVCPYKRLETWEHPECRTRFHSDALEMEQLGFIVENRLIQLGLWQMFSTYENLTVITPAKIADLEFFTDHNVLTLENGDKIKTKWVIGADGANSYVRQKAKIGITAWDYRQHCMLINIETAKAQQDITWQWFTPSGPRSFLPLHGNKGSLVWYDSPSRIKQLSSMNSIQLEKEIKAYFPQELGEFTVEQSGSFPLTRRHAQKYVDHRCVLLGDAAHTINPLAGQGVNLGFKDVKVLLEEIETKGAETDKALLSYQSKRKIDNLAMQSSMDLFYTLFSNSLPPVKFLRNVGLKLADSSGALKTQALKYALGL, encoded by the coding sequence ATGATGAAAGAATATGATTATACGATCGTTGGTGGTGGAATGGTGGGAGCAGCTACTGCCATCGGTTTATCAAAGTTAGGATATCAAGTTGCTGTCATTGAGCATAAAGCGCCAGCTTCTTTTGATGATAGCCAACCAATGGATATTCGTGTTTCTGCTATTTCTCAATCTTCCGTTGATCTGCTTGAAGTCTTGGGTGCTTGGCAATATATAAAAGAAATGCGTGTATGCCCTTATAAGCGCTTAGAAACATGGGAGCACCCTGAATGTCGAACTCGTTTTCATTCTGATGCCTTAGAGATGGAGCAGCTTGGCTTTATCGTTGAAAACCGTCTTATTCAATTAGGATTATGGCAAATGTTTTCTACTTATGAAAACCTGACTGTTATTACTCCTGCAAAAATCGCTGATCTTGAGTTTTTTACTGACCACAATGTGCTGACATTAGAAAATGGCGATAAGATTAAAACAAAATGGGTTATCGGTGCTGATGGTGCTAATTCTTATGTTCGTCAGAAAGCAAAAATAGGGATTACGGCTTGGGATTATCGTCAACATTGTATGTTAATCAATATAGAGACAGCAAAAGCTCAACAAGACATTACTTGGCAGTGGTTTACTCCTTCTGGTCCTCGATCATTTCTTCCTCTACATGGAAATAAAGGCTCTTTAGTCTGGTATGACTCTCCTTCGCGAATTAAGCAGCTTTCTTCTATGAACTCGATTCAGTTAGAAAAAGAAATTAAAGCTTATTTTCCACAGGAGCTGGGAGAATTTACCGTTGAACAATCTGGCTCATTTCCTTTAACTCGTCGACATGCTCAAAAATACGTCGATCATCGCTGTGTTTTATTAGGGGATGCGGCTCATACGATTAACCCTTTAGCCGGACAAGGTGTTAATTTGGGCTTTAAAGATGTAAAAGTGCTGTTAGAAGAAATTGAAACTAAAGGAGCTGAGACAGATAAAGCCTTATTGTCTTATCAATCTAAACGGAAAATAGATAACTTAGCCATGCAAAGCAGTATGGATCTGTTTTACACTTTATTTAGTAACTCATTACCACCAGTTAAATTTTTACGTAATGTCGGTTTAAAACTAGCAGATTCATCTGGGGCATTGAAAACGCAAGCATTGAAATATGCGTTGGGCTTATAG
- the engD gene encoding GTP-dependent nucleic acid-binding protein EngD: MGFKCGIVGLPNVGKSTLFNALTKAGIEAANFPFCTIEPNTGVVPVPDLRLDALAKIVNPQRILPTTMEFVDIAGLVAGASKGEGLGNKFLANIRETDAIGHVVRCFENENIIHVAGKISPIDDIEIINLELALADLDSCERAIFRQTKKAKGGDQDAKFEIAVLEKLLPVFTEGGMARTVELSKEEIAAVSYLNFLTLKPTMYIANVSEDGFENNPFLDMVREYAEKENNVVVPVCASIESELSELDDEDREEFLADMGIEEPGLNRVIRSGYELLTLQTYFTAGVKEVRAWTIPVGATAPQAAGKIHTDFEKGFIRAEVVGYDNFIEFSGESGAKEAGKWRLEGKDYIVKDGDVVHFRFNV; the protein is encoded by the coding sequence ATGGGTTTTAAATGCGGAATCGTTGGTCTTCCAAACGTTGGTAAATCAACACTGTTTAACGCACTAACTAAAGCAGGAATCGAAGCGGCAAACTTCCCTTTCTGTACTATTGAACCAAACACAGGCGTGGTTCCGGTTCCTGATCTACGTTTAGATGCATTAGCTAAAATCGTAAATCCACAGCGTATTCTTCCAACTACAATGGAATTTGTTGATATTGCAGGTCTTGTAGCTGGCGCATCTAAAGGTGAAGGTCTAGGTAACAAGTTCCTTGCTAACATCCGTGAAACAGATGCTATTGGTCATGTTGTTCGCTGTTTTGAAAATGAGAACATCATTCACGTTGCTGGAAAAATTTCTCCGATTGATGATATCGAAATCATCAACCTTGAGCTTGCTCTTGCGGATCTTGATTCATGTGAGCGTGCAATCTTCCGTCAAACGAAGAAAGCAAAAGGCGGAGATCAAGACGCTAAGTTTGAAATCGCAGTACTTGAAAAGCTACTTCCAGTTTTCACTGAAGGTGGTATGGCTCGTACGGTTGAGCTTTCAAAAGAAGAGATTGCAGCAGTTTCTTACCTTAACTTCCTAACGTTAAAACCAACAATGTATATTGCTAACGTTAGTGAAGATGGTTTTGAGAATAACCCATTCTTAGATATGGTTCGTGAATACGCAGAAAAAGAAAACAACGTTGTTGTTCCTGTGTGTGCTTCTATTGAATCTGAACTTTCAGAGCTTGACGATGAAGATCGTGAAGAGTTCCTTGCAGATATGGGTATTGAAGAACCAGGTCTAAACCGTGTTATCCGTTCTGGTTATGAGTTACTTACTCTACAAACGTATTTCACTGCTGGCGTAAAAGAAGTACGCGCTTGGACTATTCCTGTAGGGGCGACTGCGCCACAAGCAGCAGGTAAGATCCATACCGACTTTGAAAAAGGCTTTATCCGTGCAGAAGTTGTAGGTTATGACAACTTTATTGAATTTAGCGGTGAGAGCGGTGCTAAAGAAGCGGGCAAATGGCGCCTTGAAGGAAAGGATTACATCGTTAAAGATGGCGATGTAGTGCATTTCCGCTTCAACGTATAA
- the pth gene encoding peptidyl-tRNA hydrolase, producing MSNQIKLLVGLANPGLEYKRTRHNAGAWVVEELARVHNVSLREESKFFGLTGRIQTNGQDLRLLIPTTFMNLSGKAIAAVAKFYQIKPEEILVAHDELDLPPGVAKFKKGGGHGGHNGLRDTISKLANTKEFYRLRIGIGHPGHKDKVAGFVLGKAPTKEQELIDAAVDESTRCLDILLKDGLSKAQNRLHTFKAE from the coding sequence TTGAGCAATCAAATCAAACTTCTTGTTGGACTAGCAAACCCTGGTCTTGAATACAAAAGAACTCGTCATAATGCAGGTGCTTGGGTTGTTGAAGAACTCGCTCGTGTACATAATGTATCCCTGCGAGAAGAATCTAAATTCTTCGGTTTAACTGGTCGTATTCAAACAAATGGTCAGGATCTTCGTTTGTTGATCCCAACAACATTTATGAATTTATCTGGTAAAGCTATTGCTGCTGTAGCTAAGTTTTACCAAATAAAACCAGAAGAGATCCTTGTGGCTCACGATGAGTTAGATCTTCCTCCTGGTGTCGCAAAATTTAAAAAAGGTGGTGGACACGGTGGTCATAACGGCTTGCGTGACACGATTAGTAAATTAGCCAATACGAAAGAATTTTATCGACTTCGTATTGGTATTGGTCATCCTGGCCATAAAGATAAAGTTGCCGGTTTTGTTTTAGGAAAAGCGCCTACCAAAGAGCAAGAGCTAATCGATGCTGCTGTAGATGAGTCTACACGCTGTTTAGATATCTTGCTTAAAGACGGATTAAGTAAAGCACAAAATCGTTTACATACATTCAAAGCTGAATAA